Proteins from a genomic interval of Phocoena phocoena chromosome 20, mPhoPho1.1, whole genome shotgun sequence:
- the FXYD3 gene encoding FXYD domain-containing ion transport regulator 3, with the protein MQEVALSLLVLLAGLPALDANDPEDKNSPFYYDWFRLRVGGLVFAAVLCAIGIIVLMSGKCKCKFSRKPR; encoded by the exons ATGCAAGAGGTGGCCCTGAGCCTGCTTGTCCTCCTGGCAG GCCTGCCTGCCTTGGATGCCAACGACCCGGAAG ATAAAAACAGTCCTTTCTACTACG ACTGGTTCAGGCTCCGTGTCGGCGGGCTCGTCTTCGCAGCGGTCCTGTGCGCCATTGGCATTATCGTCCTCATGA GTGGGAAATGCAAATGCAAGTTCAGCCGGAAGCCCCGGTAA